A genomic region of Runella rosea contains the following coding sequences:
- a CDS encoding sensor histidine kinase, with protein MTLHRKRQLQNLQEKANLHAQYQQEILQSQLEIQNQTLQHISGELHDNIGQLLSVARLQLNILEEEETATSAQIREVNDVIDKTIHELRALSKSLDGDFVKDFGLMESLSHELQRIRATSKYQTEIITDGEPYRLEGQKEIVLFRVVQEILNNTLKHSAAKNIKVTLQYEPTQFTLTVQDDGKGFNFEKLKNREMTESGAGLRNIKRRTELIGGNCQLESTLGVGTKIRLQLPIAS; from the coding sequence CATTACATCGAAAAAGACAACTCCAAAACCTACAAGAAAAAGCCAACCTCCACGCCCAATACCAACAGGAAATCCTTCAATCCCAACTTGAAATTCAGAATCAGACCTTACAGCACATCAGCGGGGAGTTGCACGACAACATCGGGCAGTTGCTATCGGTAGCGCGGCTGCAACTGAATATACTGGAAGAAGAAGAAACTGCCACCTCCGCCCAAATCCGCGAAGTAAACGACGTCATCGACAAAACCATCCACGAACTACGGGCCCTGAGCAAGAGTTTGGACGGCGATTTTGTCAAGGATTTTGGCCTCATGGAGAGCCTTTCGCATGAGTTGCAACGGATACGCGCCACGAGCAAGTACCAAACCGAGATTATCACCGATGGCGAGCCGTATCGGTTGGAAGGCCAAAAGGAAATTGTGTTGTTTCGCGTAGTGCAGGAGATTCTGAACAATACCCTCAAACATTCCGCCGCCAAAAACATCAAAGTAACACTTCAATACGAGCCAACTCAGTTCACCCTCACGGTGCAGGACGATGGCAAAGGCTTTAATTTTGAGAAGCTAAAGAACCGAGAGATGACCGAATCGGGGGCAGGCCTGCGTAATATCAAACGCCGCACCGAACTCATCGGCGGCAATTGTCAGTTAGAATCCACTCTGGGCGTAGGCACTAAAATACGGCTTCAATTGCCTATTGCTTCCTAA
- a CDS encoding sensor histidine kinase — MEYQHEVLESQIEVQKQAFERIETELYDNVGQMLSVAKIYLCTLEESALNEEQQNYVKQINDIVGKTILDLRTLIRNLDAYLSTNFDLSSSLSTEIVRIQKTSHANIELQISGTRYSLGYEKEIVLFRIAQELINKLWNTGNVSNIKVILNYTSTLFSISIHFQGKNVKIEADNLHRRTELMGGKYLFMNKKKKEIRIELPVRN, encoded by the coding sequence ATGGAGTATCAACATGAAGTGCTTGAGTCGCAGATAGAAGTTCAAAAACAGGCATTTGAACGCATTGAAACCGAATTGTACGACAACGTAGGCCAAATGCTATCCGTCGCCAAAATTTATCTATGCACGCTGGAAGAAAGTGCATTGAACGAAGAACAACAGAATTACGTCAAACAAATCAATGACATTGTGGGCAAAACAATTCTTGATTTACGCACATTGATTCGAAATCTGGACGCCTATCTTTCCACCAATTTCGATTTAAGCAGTAGTTTGTCTACCGAAATTGTGCGTATTCAGAAAACAAGCCACGCCAACATTGAATTACAGATTTCGGGCACTCGGTATTCGTTAGGCTATGAAAAAGAAATTGTGCTGTTCAGAATTGCGCAGGAATTAATCAACAAACTGTGGAACACGGGTAATGTTTCAAACATTAAAGTTATTCTGAATTATACATCTACGTTGTTCAGTATTTCAATTCATTTTCAGGGAAAAAACGTCAAAATAGAGGCAGATAATCTCCACCGACGTACCGAATTGATGGGCGGAAAGTATCTATTTATGAACAAAAAAAAGAAGGAAATACGCATTGAGCTACCCGTTAGAAATTAA
- a CDS encoding response regulator transcription factor, protein MKTSIAIVDDHELMAKALSGLVQKYEEYEVIYEVGNGKELIKYIQLNRMPDIVLLDINMPEMNGYETALWLKNNYPKIRILALSMNDKEEAIVEMLRNGAHGYLPKGCKPYELKMALDSLVTKGYYYSEFVTGKLVKSLNPDTILNPVEALNLNDRETEFIKLACSDLTYVEIADKMCVSPRTIDGYRESVFQKMNVKSRVGMVIEAIRLKIVEL, encoded by the coding sequence ATGAAAACCTCTATCGCTATTGTTGATGACCACGAATTAATGGCCAAAGCCCTGTCGGGATTGGTTCAAAAATATGAAGAATACGAAGTCATCTACGAAGTTGGCAATGGCAAAGAATTGATCAAGTACATCCAACTCAATAGGATGCCCGACATCGTGCTGCTCGACATCAATATGCCCGAAATGAATGGATATGAAACGGCCTTGTGGCTAAAAAACAATTATCCCAAAATAAGAATTTTGGCGCTTTCAATGAATGATAAGGAAGAGGCCATCGTGGAGATGCTCCGCAATGGCGCGCACGGCTACTTACCCAAAGGCTGCAAGCCGTATGAACTCAAAATGGCCTTGGATTCACTGGTAACAAAAGGCTACTATTATTCTGAATTTGTGACGGGAAAACTCGTCAAAAGCCTCAACCCCGACACCATTTTGAATCCTGTCGAAGCCCTAAATCTCAACGACCGCGAAACCGAGTTCATTAAGTTGGCTTGCAGCGACCTTACCTACGTCGAAATCGCCGACAAAATGTGCGTCAGTCCACGTACCATCGATGGCTATCGTGAGTCGGTGTTTCAGAAAATGAACGTCAAAAGTCGGGTGGGAATGGTGATTGAAGCCATTCGACTTAAAATAGTAGAATTATAA
- the abc-f gene encoding ribosomal protection-like ABC-F family protein produces the protein MNYLSAENISKSFGDKWLFKDLTIGLSRGDKMALIGANGTGKTTLMTILAGVTPLDQGNVSVRKDIRVGYLEQAPDFDGQLPVLEVLFSGNNPVAKAVKEYEEALLSGDDKRFATAIENVDSLQAWDFEARVKEILGKLGIPDVTVKIGTMSGGQRKRVALAKVLIESPDLLILDEPTNHLDLSMVEWLENYLNTQNTTLLLVTHDRYFLDTVCNVIVELDNGTLFTYKGNYAYFLEKKAEREAIEASEVDKARNLYRKELDWIRRQPKARGTKAKYRVDAFEDTKDKASQRKFDNQIELNVKSARLGSKIVELHSVGKHFGGKTVVDNFLYTFKKGDRIGIVGKNGAGKSTLLNMITGELRPDNGQVVRGDTVQFGYYKQTDLEYKPGQRVVDWVKDVAEVIRLGTGQTVTASQYLNAFLFPPHKQGTLIEKLSGGEKRRLQLLRILMAEPNFLILDEPTNDLDITTLNILEEFLMNFPGCLIIVSHDRYFLDRLVDHLFVFEESGGIRDFPGNYTDYRNFLSENNDLKSEAKAQTTSVPTKADTPAAAPKRKLSYKEQKELEGLDAEMAALEKQKETFIEKLNAGSGSHEDLVQWAREIENINAKIEEKEMRWLELSELA, from the coding sequence ATGAATTACCTTTCAGCAGAAAATATTTCCAAGTCTTTTGGCGACAAATGGTTGTTTAAAGACTTGACCATCGGCCTCAGTCGCGGCGACAAAATGGCCCTCATCGGTGCAAACGGAACGGGCAAAACGACCTTAATGACCATCTTGGCGGGCGTCACGCCCCTTGACCAAGGCAACGTGAGTGTTCGCAAAGACATTCGCGTGGGCTATCTCGAACAAGCCCCTGATTTTGACGGACAACTTCCCGTTTTGGAAGTTTTGTTTTCGGGCAATAATCCTGTAGCAAAAGCCGTCAAAGAATACGAAGAAGCACTTTTGTCGGGCGATGATAAACGATTTGCGACCGCCATTGAGAATGTCGACTCGCTGCAAGCTTGGGATTTTGAAGCCCGCGTTAAAGAAATTCTGGGGAAACTCGGCATTCCCGACGTTACAGTCAAAATAGGAACCATGTCGGGTGGACAACGCAAACGCGTTGCCCTGGCCAAAGTACTCATTGAAAGCCCCGATTTATTGATTCTGGATGAGCCTACCAACCACCTTGACTTGAGCATGGTGGAATGGCTCGAAAATTACCTCAATACCCAAAACACCACACTCCTGCTCGTAACCCACGACCGGTATTTTCTGGATACCGTCTGTAACGTGATTGTGGAGTTGGACAACGGCACGCTCTTTACCTACAAAGGGAATTACGCCTATTTTCTGGAAAAGAAAGCCGAGCGCGAAGCCATAGAAGCCTCCGAAGTAGATAAAGCGCGCAACCTATACCGCAAAGAACTTGATTGGATACGCAGGCAGCCCAAAGCGCGCGGAACCAAAGCTAAATACCGCGTAGACGCCTTTGAAGACACCAAAGATAAAGCCAGTCAACGCAAGTTTGACAATCAAATAGAACTCAACGTAAAATCGGCGCGACTGGGTAGCAAAATTGTTGAATTGCACAGTGTGGGCAAACATTTTGGCGGCAAAACCGTCGTTGACAATTTTTTATACACCTTCAAAAAAGGCGATAGAATTGGAATTGTCGGCAAAAATGGAGCAGGGAAATCTACATTGCTCAACATGATTACGGGCGAGCTACGCCCCGACAACGGCCAAGTGGTACGTGGTGATACAGTTCAGTTTGGTTATTACAAACAAACCGACCTTGAGTACAAACCCGGTCAGCGGGTGGTAGACTGGGTAAAAGATGTGGCTGAGGTCATTCGCCTCGGCACGGGCCAGACCGTAACGGCTTCGCAATACCTAAACGCCTTTCTGTTTCCACCCCATAAGCAGGGCACACTCATCGAAAAACTCAGCGGGGGCGAAAAGCGCCGCCTTCAACTGCTCCGTATTTTGATGGCCGAGCCTAATTTCCTGATTCTGGATGAGCCGACCAACGACCTCGACATCACGACCCTCAATATTCTGGAGGAGTTTTTGATGAACTTCCCCGGTTGTTTGATTATCGTTTCCCACGACCGGTATTTCTTAGACCGCCTCGTCGACCACTTGTTTGTGTTTGAAGAAAGCGGCGGCATCCGCGATTTTCCAGGAAACTATACCGATTACCGAAACTTTCTTTCTGAAAACAACGACCTAAAATCCGAAGCCAAAGCACAAACTACGTCCGTACCCACCAAGGCCGACACGCCTGCAGCGGCACCAAAGCGTAAACTAAGCTACAAAGAGCAGAAGGAACTGGAAGGGCTAGATGCTGAAATGGCCGCTTTGGAGAAACAAAAAGAAACTTTTATTGAGAAACTGAACGCTGGCAGTGGCTCGCACGAAGACCTCGTTCAATGGGCGCGCGAAATTGAAAATATCAATGCTAAAATTGAAGAAAAGGAAATGCGCTGGCTAGAGTTGAGCGAATTGGCTTGA
- a CDS encoding DedA family protein: MDSITDFFQYLVNSEEIIRTGGLVLITLIIFAENGLFFAFFLPGDYLVFLAGVFCALKILDVPIFLLLGCLFGAAIVGSLTGYLTGRFFGDRIQNRPDSIFFKKKHIETTRIYFAKYGSRTLVISRFLPVVRTFAPILAGLVKMKWPGFMLYNVLGAGLWIFGLTGGGYYFGEKFPWIIDYVHYIIFFFLGITTFTVVRGYFSAKKDISNEG; this comes from the coding sequence ATGGATTCAATTACTGACTTTTTCCAATATCTCGTTAATTCTGAAGAAATTATCCGTACTGGTGGATTGGTGCTAATAACGCTCATCATTTTTGCCGAAAACGGTCTATTCTTTGCGTTCTTTTTACCGGGCGACTACCTTGTGTTTTTGGCGGGGGTTTTTTGTGCGTTAAAAATTCTGGACGTTCCTATTTTTCTACTTTTAGGATGTCTTTTTGGGGCCGCTATTGTGGGCTCACTGACGGGGTATCTTACCGGTCGTTTCTTTGGCGACCGCATTCAAAATCGCCCAGACTCTATTTTTTTCAAGAAAAAACACATCGAAACCACTCGTATTTATTTTGCAAAATACGGCAGTCGAACGCTCGTTATCAGTCGTTTTTTGCCCGTAGTACGCACTTTTGCCCCTATTTTAGCAGGACTGGTCAAAATGAAATGGCCTGGGTTTATGCTCTATAATGTATTAGGGGCGGGATTATGGATTTTTGGATTGACGGGTGGAGGGTATTATTTTGGCGAAAAATTTCCCTGGATTATTGATTATGTTCATTATATTATCTTTTTCTTTTTGGGAATTACTACATTCACGGTGGTGAGGGGATATTTTAGCGCAAAAAAAGACATAAGCAACGAGGGATAA
- the cdaA gene encoding diadenylate cyclase CdaA, with protein sequence MFLFQIGFLNIEWVDVLDILLVAFLLYQIYYLVRGSLASRVFLGYLLIYLFYLVVRAIGLELLTKILEYFMGVGAVALIVIFQQEIRRFLLFIGKSTAFANNRLLGRFLRQPTSTEKINEIKPIIEAVRAMASEFTGGLLIIKKNDELDKYLQTGEEVDSVLSKRLFLSLFNQYSPMNDGGVIVADGRIKAARCILPVSDSDDFGNLGFRHRAALGMSEVTDAAVIVVSEETGRISLAIEGNLLSNIPASEVEERLRKYLFEQSSKK encoded by the coding sequence ATGTTTTTATTCCAGATAGGTTTTTTAAACATCGAATGGGTAGATGTATTGGACATCCTGCTCGTGGCATTTTTACTGTATCAAATCTACTACTTAGTACGTGGAAGTTTGGCGAGCCGCGTATTTCTGGGCTATTTACTGATTTATCTTTTCTATTTGGTCGTACGTGCCATTGGCCTTGAGCTTTTGACCAAAATTCTGGAATATTTCATGGGCGTAGGAGCCGTAGCGTTGATTGTGATTTTCCAACAGGAAATTCGACGCTTTCTGCTGTTTATCGGAAAATCGACCGCTTTTGCCAACAACCGCCTTCTGGGTCGTTTTTTGCGGCAGCCTACTTCAACCGAAAAAATAAACGAAATCAAACCCATCATTGAAGCCGTTCGGGCCATGGCGTCTGAATTTACGGGCGGCCTATTGATTATCAAGAAAAACGACGAACTCGACAAATACCTCCAAACTGGCGAGGAAGTCGACAGCGTACTTTCCAAGCGTCTTTTTCTTTCATTGTTTAATCAATACAGCCCCATGAACGACGGTGGTGTGATTGTGGCCGACGGGCGCATCAAAGCCGCACGCTGTATTTTACCCGTTTCTGACAGCGACGATTTCGGTAATTTAGGCTTTCGTCACCGGGCGGCGTTGGGCATGAGTGAAGTAACGGATGCCGCCGTCATTGTGGTCTCTGAAGAAACAGGGCGTATTTCGCTCGCCATTGAAGGAAATCTATTGAGCAATATTCCCGCTTCTGAAGTCGAAGAACGGCTTCGAAAATACCTGTTTGAACAAAGTAGTAAAAAATAA
- a CDS encoding sulfatase family protein, translating to MKVIKFLTFGLLYLFGHPLWAQKKPNILFCIADDWGKHAGIYGNKVVKTPNFDRLASEGVVFTNAFCGSPSCTPSRATILTGRYPHQNEESGNLWSTLQTKLPNYASILAQNGYHVGLERKGWGPGDFKVGGYEQNPAGKSYKNFDEFLEKRPADSPFCYWFGSQDPHRVYEAGTGKASGMNPADVRVPAYWPDTPEIRNDVLDYYYEVQRFDREVGQFIKKLEEIGELENTLIVVTSDNGMPFPRAKANVYDAGTNLPLVFYWKGKIAAHATNTFMSFVDFAPTFLEVARLPIPKEMSGKSLWPLLINQTQNHRNEVFLERERHANVRRGDRSYPIRAIRTRDFLYIQNLAPKQWPAGDPQPYFAVGAYGDVDPGPTKDVILQDSAKYAYYYRLCFAKRPAEELYDLKKDPEQVNNLAENGNYQSIKKDLSMKLTQWRKETADPRMAGKQPFETYPYYGNSAKTEQMKN from the coding sequence ATGAAAGTTATCAAGTTCCTAACTTTTGGTTTGTTATACTTATTTGGGCATCCTCTGTGGGCGCAAAAAAAGCCTAATATCCTTTTCTGCATTGCCGATGACTGGGGAAAGCATGCGGGAATCTATGGGAATAAAGTCGTTAAAACGCCCAATTTTGACCGTTTAGCCAGCGAAGGTGTCGTTTTTACCAATGCGTTTTGTGGCTCCCCGTCGTGTACACCCTCCCGGGCAACGATTTTGACGGGACGCTACCCGCATCAAAATGAAGAAAGCGGAAATCTTTGGAGTACACTGCAAACCAAGCTGCCTAATTATGCTTCAATATTGGCTCAAAATGGCTACCATGTGGGGCTGGAACGCAAGGGATGGGGGCCGGGCGATTTTAAAGTCGGTGGTTATGAACAAAACCCTGCGGGTAAAAGCTACAAAAACTTTGATGAATTCTTGGAAAAACGGCCAGCCGATAGCCCTTTTTGTTATTGGTTTGGTAGCCAAGATCCGCACCGGGTATATGAAGCAGGAACGGGAAAAGCCTCAGGAATGAATCCTGCCGATGTGCGTGTACCTGCTTACTGGCCCGATACGCCCGAAATCCGCAACGATGTGCTGGATTATTATTATGAGGTACAACGTTTTGACCGGGAAGTGGGCCAGTTTATCAAAAAGCTGGAAGAAATCGGTGAGCTAGAAAATACCCTCATAGTTGTTACCTCCGACAACGGAATGCCCTTCCCGCGCGCCAAAGCTAATGTGTACGATGCTGGAACGAACTTACCGTTGGTATTTTATTGGAAAGGCAAAATTGCAGCTCATGCTACCAATACCTTTATGAGTTTTGTCGACTTTGCGCCTACCTTTTTGGAAGTGGCCCGTCTGCCTATTCCCAAAGAAATGTCGGGTAAAAGCCTGTGGCCTTTACTGATAAATCAGACTCAAAATCATCGAAATGAAGTTTTCCTTGAACGCGAACGACACGCCAATGTGCGCAGGGGCGACCGAAGTTACCCTATCCGCGCCATTCGTACCCGTGATTTTTTATACATTCAAAACCTTGCGCCAAAGCAATGGCCCGCTGGCGATCCGCAGCCTTATTTTGCCGTAGGGGCTTACGGAGACGTTGATCCTGGGCCTACCAAGGATGTTATCTTACAAGATTCCGCCAAGTACGCCTATTATTACCGATTGTGTTTTGCCAAGCGTCCAGCAGAAGAGCTGTATGATTTAAAGAAAGACCCCGAACAAGTGAATAATTTGGCCGAAAATGGCAACTATCAGTCCATCAAGAAGGATTTGTCGATGAAATTGACCCAATGGCGAAAAGAGACTGCCGACCCTCGCATGGCGGGAAAGCAACCTTTTGAAACGTATCCTTACTACGGCAACTCAGCAAAGACCGAACAGATGAAGAACTAA
- a CDS encoding sulfatase family protein: MFKKAFLFCIAATAGIFALTGFNPSKNTKNVAASPKNVIFILADDHRYDAMGFMEKFSGLQTANLDKMAANGAHVQNAFVSTALCSPSRASILSGQYAHTHQVVDNFAPLPPNTKFFPMYLQKAGYKTAFLGKWHMGNADDAPQPGFDYWLSFKGQGQYYNPTFNINGKQVSHKDGYTTDLLTDYAIEWMGKQDKNKPFFLYLSHKAVHADFQPAKRHAGKYKDMPIQYPASMYLTKSDTSKIWGKNAKDPETGEVKSNMKDMPNWVKNQRYSWHGVDYLYHGTISFNDFYRQYCETLIGVDESVGRVMKYLEDNGLAENTLVIYMGDNGFSFGERGLIDKRHAYEESMRVPMLVSCPSVIKPKTKLTNVIQNIDIAPTILAYAGLATPAQMQGKSFLPLLKGQKTEWKDRAFYEYYWEYDFPQTPTMFAVRTDRYKYIFNHGVWDANELYDLQTDPEEINNLIRSPQHQTIAKDLRDQVWGWLESTNGLQIPLKRIQQKRNDHIYKGNY, from the coding sequence ATGTTCAAAAAAGCCTTTCTCTTTTGTATCGCGGCTACGGCTGGTATCTTTGCTTTGACGGGATTTAATCCGTCGAAAAACACAAAAAACGTTGCTGCTTCTCCCAAAAATGTCATCTTCATTTTGGCCGATGACCACCGCTACGATGCCATGGGTTTTATGGAAAAGTTCTCGGGTTTACAGACCGCTAACCTGGATAAAATGGCTGCCAATGGGGCGCACGTACAAAACGCCTTTGTGAGCACGGCCCTTTGTTCGCCGAGCCGGGCGAGCATTCTTTCGGGTCAATACGCGCACACGCACCAGGTGGTTGACAACTTTGCGCCCTTGCCGCCCAATACCAAGTTTTTTCCGATGTATCTGCAAAAGGCGGGCTACAAAACGGCTTTCTTGGGCAAATGGCACATGGGTAACGCCGACGACGCCCCGCAACCGGGCTTTGATTATTGGTTGAGTTTTAAAGGACAAGGGCAGTATTACAATCCCACATTCAACATCAACGGCAAACAGGTAAGCCACAAAGATGGCTATACGACCGATTTGCTGACCGACTACGCCATTGAGTGGATGGGCAAGCAGGACAAAAACAAACCGTTCTTTTTGTACCTCTCGCACAAGGCCGTTCACGCCGATTTTCAACCCGCCAAGCGCCATGCGGGTAAGTATAAAGACATGCCGATTCAGTACCCTGCCTCAATGTACCTGACCAAAAGCGATACCAGTAAAATTTGGGGAAAAAATGCAAAAGACCCCGAGACGGGTGAGGTCAAAAGCAACATGAAAGATATGCCCAATTGGGTCAAAAATCAGCGTTATAGCTGGCACGGAGTGGATTATCTTTACCATGGAACCATCAGCTTCAATGATTTTTATCGTCAGTATTGCGAAACCCTGATCGGAGTCGATGAAAGCGTGGGTCGGGTGATGAAATACTTGGAAGATAATGGATTGGCCGAAAATACTTTGGTGATTTATATGGGCGACAACGGGTTTAGTTTTGGTGAACGCGGTCTGATTGACAAACGCCATGCTTATGAAGAATCCATGCGGGTGCCGATGTTGGTGAGTTGCCCGTCGGTGATAAAACCCAAAACCAAGCTCACCAATGTGATTCAGAACATCGACATTGCGCCCACGATTTTGGCCTATGCGGGCTTGGCTACGCCCGCTCAAATGCAGGGGAAATCGTTTCTTCCGTTGCTGAAAGGACAAAAAACGGAGTGGAAAGACCGGGCATTTTATGAATATTACTGGGAATATGATTTTCCTCAAACTCCCACGATGTTTGCTGTACGAACCGACCGTTACAAATACATTTTCAACCACGGCGTGTGGGATGCCAACGAACTTTACGACCTCCAAACCGACCCCGAGGAAATCAATAACCTAATCAGAAGTCCTCAGCACCAGACGATTGCGAAAGACCTGCGCGACCAAGTTTGGGGCTGGTTGGAGAGTACGAATGGTTTGCAGATTCCGCTCAAACGGATTCAACAAAAACGCAACGACCACATTTATAAGGGAAATTATTGA
- a CDS encoding sulfatase family protein, whose protein sequence is MSLLPSCVRSLCFLLFFTSLAFAQQKPNIVMILVDDMGWGEVGVYGSKYCQTPHLDNLAKQGMRFTNFYANSTVCSPTRAALMTGRYPDLVGVPGVIRGNVENSWGYFSPKAITLPQVLKTAGYQTAMVGKWHLGLEPENHPNRRGFTHFHGFLEDMMDDYYTHLREGKNWMRLNGQVIDPQGHATDLFTQWAIDYLNTQKKNPKPFFLYLAYNAPHFPVQPPQEWLEKVKKRNPNLSEKRAKLTALIEHLDESIGKVMEVLRQNGQADNTLIVFSSDNGGLLSDEADNGIWKGGKQTMYEGGIRVPTIAVWKNKINANTKTDFRALTMDLLPTFCEAAGAKLPPFVDGKSFLSVLKGEPKTSSDRPTFWVRREGGAYGGQEYYALREGNWKILQNTPFEPFQLFDMSKDSLETTDFRKANKPIYDALEKKLRRHIQKAGAVNWQK, encoded by the coding sequence ATGAGCCTTTTGCCTTCTTGCGTTCGTTCCCTCTGTTTTCTTTTATTTTTCACTTCTTTGGCTTTTGCCCAACAAAAACCCAACATCGTTATGATCTTGGTGGACGATATGGGTTGGGGCGAAGTAGGTGTATACGGCTCAAAATATTGTCAAACCCCTCATCTGGACAACCTTGCTAAGCAGGGAATGAGATTCACGAATTTTTACGCCAATTCAACCGTGTGTTCGCCTACCCGGGCCGCCCTTATGACGGGCCGTTATCCCGATTTGGTGGGTGTGCCTGGCGTGATTCGGGGCAACGTTGAAAATAGTTGGGGGTACTTTTCTCCTAAAGCCATAACGCTCCCTCAGGTATTAAAAACGGCAGGCTATCAGACCGCGATGGTCGGGAAATGGCACTTGGGACTGGAGCCCGAAAATCACCCCAATCGACGGGGATTTACGCATTTTCACGGGTTTTTGGAAGACATGATGGATGATTACTACACGCACCTCCGCGAAGGAAAAAACTGGATGCGGCTCAACGGACAGGTCATTGACCCACAAGGCCACGCCACCGATTTGTTTACCCAATGGGCCATTGATTACTTGAATACCCAAAAGAAAAACCCAAAACCTTTCTTTTTATATCTGGCGTACAATGCTCCTCATTTCCCCGTTCAACCGCCCCAAGAATGGCTGGAAAAAGTAAAAAAACGGAACCCTAATCTCTCTGAAAAACGAGCCAAACTCACGGCCCTGATTGAGCATTTGGATGAAAGTATTGGTAAAGTAATGGAGGTACTGCGCCAAAATGGGCAGGCCGACAATACGCTCATTGTTTTCAGCAGCGATAACGGTGGCCTGCTGTCGGATGAAGCCGATAACGGCATTTGGAAAGGAGGCAAACAAACAATGTACGAAGGAGGAATCCGGGTGCCGACCATCGCCGTTTGGAAGAATAAAATCAACGCCAACACGAAAACGGATTTTCGGGCGCTTACCATGGATTTACTCCCCACCTTTTGTGAAGCTGCGGGGGCGAAACTCCCACCCTTCGTGGACGGGAAGTCTTTTTTATCCGTGCTGAAGGGAGAGCCCAAAACAAGCTCGGATAGGCCCACTTTCTGGGTACGGCGGGAAGGTGGTGCGTATGGCGGACAAGAGTATTACGCTTTGCGAGAGGGAAACTGGAAAATCTTGCAAAACACGCCGTTTGAGCCGTTTCAGCTTTTCGATATGTCGAAAGATTCCCTCGAAACAACGGACTTTAGAAAAGCCAACAAGCCAATTTATGACGCACTAGAAAAAAAGCTAAGACGGCATATTCAAAAAGCAGGTGCGGTAAACTGGCAAAAGTAG
- a CDS encoding S1C family serine protease, translated as MITFTNSITDVAEGGSSVFKDDAPLLDAYSQTVVNVAKKVSNSVVQIKVSGKKEPRSRTPNEGQGTGSGFVISSDGFVITNNHVVAGATKISALLQDGREFEAQIIGRDPATDIAVLKIYGDALKAVAFGNSKNLQVGQIAIAIGNPYGFQYTVTAGVISALGRTLRSESGRLIDDVIQTDASLNPGNSGGPLVNSQGEVIGVNTAVILPAQGLCFAVSSNITAQVAGQLIMQGRVRRGYLGIAGQLINLTDRIMQYNQLQTKTGIYIVSVEADGVSYNSEFRAGDIIVGFEGNPVGSVDDLHKLLTETTIGKRSEVTILRNNLAKKISVIPGELK; from the coding sequence ATGATAACTTTCACTAACTCAATTACTGACGTCGCCGAGGGCGGAAGTTCAGTCTTTAAAGATGATGCACCTTTACTCGATGCTTACTCCCAAACGGTGGTAAATGTAGCTAAAAAAGTCAGCAACTCGGTCGTTCAAATCAAAGTGAGCGGCAAAAAAGAACCCCGCAGCCGCACCCCAAACGAAGGGCAGGGAACCGGCTCTGGGTTTGTGATTTCGTCCGATGGGTTTGTGATTACCAACAACCACGTCGTGGCGGGTGCTACCAAAATTTCGGCACTGCTACAAGACGGGCGTGAGTTTGAAGCCCAAATTATTGGGCGTGACCCCGCCACCGACATTGCCGTGTTGAAAATCTACGGAGATGCCTTAAAGGCCGTTGCATTTGGCAACTCCAAAAACCTTCAGGTAGGCCAAATCGCCATTGCCATCGGCAACCCCTACGGATTTCAGTACACCGTTACGGCGGGTGTCATCAGCGCCTTGGGTCGCACGTTACGCTCAGAGTCGGGGCGTTTGATTGACGATGTCATTCAGACCGACGCTTCACTCAATCCGGGCAATTCTGGCGGGCCGTTGGTCAACTCCCAGGGTGAAGTCATCGGCGTCAATACCGCCGTTATTTTACCCGCACAGGGGCTGTGTTTTGCGGTATCTTCCAATATCACCGCGCAAGTAGCCGGTCAGCTTATCATGCAGGGGCGTGTACGCAGGGGGTATTTAGGGATTGCGGGCCAACTCATCAACCTCACCGACCGCATCATGCAGTACAATCAATTACAGACCAAAACAGGAATCTACATCGTGAGCGTAGAGGCCGACGGCGTGTCGTACAACTCGGAATTCAGGGCGGGCGACATTATTGTGGGCTTTGAAGGAAACCCAGTTGGCTCTGTGGATGATTTACACAAATTGCTTACCGAAACCACCATCGGTAAACGCAGTGAAGTGACGATTTTACGGAATAATTTGGCGAAGAAAATAAGCGTTATTCCGGGTGAATTGAAATAA